One window of Gavia stellata isolate bGavSte3 chromosome Z, bGavSte3.hap2, whole genome shotgun sequence genomic DNA carries:
- the CHD1 gene encoding chromodomain-helicase-DNA-binding protein 1 translates to MNGHSDEESIRNSSGESSRSDDDSGSVSGSGSGSSSGSSSDGSSSQSGSSDSDSASESGTQSESESDTSREKKQIQAKPPKVDGSEFWKSSPSVLAVQRSAVLKKQQQQQKAASSDSGSEEDSSSSEDSADDSSSETKKKKHKDEDWQMSGSGSVSGTGSDSESEEDREKSSCEESESDYEPKNKVKSRKPPSRIKPKSGKKSAGPKKRQLDSSEDEEEEEEDDDDYDKRGSRRQATVNVSYKEAEETKTDSDDLLEVCGEDVPQTEEDEFETIEKFMDSRIGRKGATGAATTIYAVEADGDPNAGFEKSKEAGEIQYLIKWKGWSHIHNTWETEETLKQQNVKGMKKLDNYKKKDQETKRWLKNASPEDVEYYNCQQELTDDLHKQYQIVERIIAHSNQKSAAGYPDYYCKWQGLPYSECSWEDGALIAKKFQARIDEYFSRNQSKTTPFKDCKVLKQRPRFVALKKQPSYIGGHESLELRDYQLNGLNWLAHSWCKGNSCILADEMGLGKTIQTISFLNYLFHEHQLYGPFLLVVPLSTLTSWQREIQTWAPQMNAVVYLGDITSRNMIRTHEWMHPQTKRLKFNILLTTYEILLKDKSFLGGLNWAFIGVDEAHRLKNDDSLLYKTLIDFKSNHRLLITGTPLQNSLKELWSLLHFIMPEKFSSWEDFEEEHGKGREYGYASLHKELEPFLLRRVKKDVEKSLPAKVEQILRMEMSALQKQYYKWILTRNYKALSKGSKGSTSGFLNIMMELKKCCNHCYLIKSPDDNEFYNKQEALQHLIRSSGKLILLDKLLIRLRERGNRVLIFSQMVRMLDILAEYLKYRQFPFQRLDGSIKGELRKQALDHFNAEGSEDFCFLLSTRAGGLGINLASADTVVIFDSDWNPQNDLQAQARAHRIGQKKQVNIYRLVTKGSVEEDILERAKKKMVLDHLVIQRMDTTGKTVLHTGSTPSSSTPFNKEELSAILKFGAEELFKEPEGEEQEPQEMDIDEILKRAETRENEPGPLTVGDELLSQFKVANFSNMDEDDIELEPERNSRNWEEIIPEVQRRRIEEEERQKELEEIYMLPRMRNCAKQISFNGSEGRRSRSRRYSGSDSDSISERKRPKKRGRPRTIPRENIKGFSDAEIRRFIKSYKKFGGPLERLDAVARDAELVDKSETDLRRLGELVHNGCIKALKDNSSGQERAGGRLGKVKGPTFRISGVQVNAKLVISHEEELAPLHKSIPSDPEERKRYVIPCHTKAAHFDIDWGKEDDSNLLIGIYEYGYGSWEMIKMDPDLSLTQKILPDDPDKKPQAKQLQTRADYLIKLLNKDLARKEAQRLAGAGNSKRRKTRTKKNKVMKAAKIKEEIKSDSSPQPSEKSDEDDDEDNKDEVVSVKHPHKKIKAEKENEEKPEPDIGIKKEAEEKRETKEKENKRDLKREKKEKEDKKELKEKDTKEKRENKVKESTQKEKEVKEEKVNEIKSENKEKTKKIPLLDTPVHITATSEPVPISEESEELDQKTFSVCKERMRPVKAALKQLDRPEKGLSEREQLEHTRQCLIKIGDHITECLKEYTNPEQIKQWRKNLWIFVSKFTEFDARKLHKLYKHAIKKRQESQQHNDQSISSSVNTHVIRNPDVERLKENTNHDDSSRDSYSSDRHFSQYHDHHKDRHQGDAYKKNDSRKRPYSAFSNGKDHREWDHYKQDSRYYSDSKHRKLDDYRSRDHRSNLEGSLKDSRAHSDHRSHSDHRIHSDHRSSSEYSHHKSSRDYRYHSDWQMDHRASGSGPRSPLDQRSPYGSRSPLGHRSPFEHSSDHKSTPEHTWSSRKT, encoded by the exons CCGATCAGATGACGATTCCGGGTCAGTATCAGGTTCTGGATCTGGTTCAAGCTCTGGAAGCAGTAGTGATGGAAGCAGCAGCCAGTCAGGCAGCAGTGACTCTGACTCTGCTTCAGAGTCAGGCACTCAGTCAGAATCAGAGTCTGACACATctagagagaagaaacaaattcaAGCTAAACCGCCAAAAGTTGATGGATCTGAG ttttggaaatCTAGTCCAAGTGTACTTGCTGTGCAAAGATCAGCAGTGCTCAAgaagcaacagcaacaacaaaaggCAGCTTCATCAGACAGTGGTTCGGAAGAG GACTCATCAAGTAGTGAAGATTCTGCAGATGACTCATCCAGtgaaaccaagaagaaaaaacataaaga TGAAGACTGGCAAATGTCGGGATCAGGGTCGGTATCGGGAACTGGTTCCGATTCTGAATCAGAGGAAGATAGGGAGAAAAGCAGTTGTGAAGAGAGTGAATCTGACTATGAGCCaaaaaacaaggtcaaaagCCGGAAACCTCCAAGCAG AATTAAGCCAAAAAGTGGGAAAAAGAGTGCAGGACCAAAAAAGAGGCAACTTGATTCATCAGAGGacgaggaggaagaagaggaagatgatgatgattatgATAAGAGAGGATCTCGTCGCCAGGCAACAGTCAATGTTAGTTACAAAGAAGCTGAGGAAACCAAGACAGATTCTGATGATTTGCTGGAAGTTTGTGGAGAAGATGTCCCACAAACTGAAGAAGATGAATTTGAAACTATAGAGAAGTTCATGGATAGTCGAATTGGCCGAAAaggag CCACGGGAGCTGCAACTACCATTTATGCAGTTGAGGCAGATGGTGACCCAAATGCTGGGTTTGAAAAGTCGAAGGAGGCAGGAGAAATACAGTACCTTATTAAATGGAAAGGTTGGTCACACATCCATAACACTTGGGAAACTGAGGAAACACTGAAGCAACAAAATGTTAAAGGAATGAAGAAACTGGACAACTATAAGAAAAAGGATCAGGAAACAAAACGATG GCTGAAAAATGCTTCTCCGGAAGATGTGGAATATTACAACTGCCAGCAGGAGCTTACAGATGATCTACACAAACAATATCAGATAGTGGAAAGAATAATCG CTCATTCAAATCAGAAATCAGCGGCTGGTTATCCAGACTACTATTGCAAATGGCAGGGTCTGCCTTATTCAGAATGTAGCTGGGAAGATGGTGCTCTCATTGCCAAAAAGTTTCAGGCACGTATCGATGAGTACTTTAGCAGAAATCAATCCAAGACCACTCCCTTTAAGGACTGTAAG GTTCTAAAACAGAGACCAAGGTTTGTTGCACTAAAGAAGCAACCATCTTACATTGGAGGACATGAAAGCTTAGAGTTAAGAGATTATCAGTTAAATGGATTGAATTGGCTTGCTCACTCATGGTGCAA agggAATAGCTGTATTCTTGCAGATGAAATGGGTCTGGGTAAAACAATacaaacaatttcttttctgaactaCCTGTTTCATGAACATCAATTGTATGGGCCTTTCTTGCTGGTCGTGCCACTTTCTACCTTGACGTCTTGGCAAAGAGAAATTCAAACTTGGGCTCCTCAGATGAATGCTGTAGTTTACTTAGGAGATATAACTAGCAGAAATATG ATTAGAACTCATGAATGGATGCATCCACAGACCAAACGATTAAAATTTAACATACTTCTAACAACATACGAAATTTTGCTGAAGGATAAG TCCTTCCTTGGTGGTCTGAATTGGGCGTTCATAGGAGTTGATGAAGCTCATCGTTTAAAAAATGACGACTCTCTTCTGTACAAGACTTTAATAGACTTTAAATCTAACCATCGTCTTCTTATTACTGGAACCCCTCTGCAAAACTCCCTCAAAGAGCTTTGGTCTTTGTTGCACTTCATCATGCCAGAAAA GTTTTCCTCCTGGGAAGATTTTGAAGAGGAGCATGGCAAAGGGAGAGAGTATGGTTATGCAAGTCTTCACAAAGAACTTGAACCATTTCTGCTGAGAAGAGTTAAAAAAGATGTAGAAAAGTCTCTACCTGCTAAAGTTGAGCAAATTCTGAGGATGGAAATGAGTGCATTGCAGAAGCAATATTACAA GTGGATTTTAACCAGGAATTATAAAGCCCTCAGTAAAGGTTCAAAAGGCAGTACGTCAGGCTTTTTGAACATCATGATGGAACTCAAGAAGTGTTGTAACCATTGCTACCTCATTAAATCACCAGATGATAATGAATTCTATAATAAACAGGAGGCCTTACAG CATTTAATACGTAGCAGCGGGAAACTAATCCTTCTTGACAAGCTACTGATTCGTCTGCGAGAACGTGGCAACAGAGTTCTGATTTTCTCACAGATGGTGCGGATGCTGGACATCCTAGCAGAGTATTTGAAGTATCGTCAGTTTCCCTTTCAG AGGCTGGATGGATCAATAAAAGGGGAATTGAGGAAACAAGCACTGGATCATTTTAATGCAGAAGGATCAGAG GACTTCTGTTTTTTACTGTCTACCAGAGCTGGAGGATTAGGTATCAACTTGGCATCTGCTGACACTGTAGTTATATTTGATTCTGACTGGAATCCACAGAACGATCTGCAAGCACAAGCTAGAGCGCATAGGATTGGACAGAAGAAACAG gTTAATATTTATCGGCTAGTCACAAAAGGATCTGTAGAAGAAGATATTCTTGAAAGAGCCAAGAAAAAGATGGTGTTAGATCATTTAGTAATTCAGAGAATGGACACTACAGGGAAAACTGTACTACATACAGGCTCTACTCCTTCAAg CTCAACACCTTTTAATAAGGAGGAGTTATCAGCGATTTTGAAGTTCGGTGCTGAGGAACTTTTTAAAGAACCTGAAGGGGAGGAACAGGAGCCCCAG GAAATGGATATAGATGAAATCTTGAAGAGAGCTGAAACTCGGGAAAATGAGCCAGGTCCATTAACTGTAGGAGATGAGTTGCTTTCACAGTTCAAG GTGGCCAACTTTTCCAATATGGATGAAGATGATATTGAGTTGGAACCAGAAAGAAATTCACGAAATTGGGAAGAAATCATTCCGGAAGTTCAGCGGCGAAGAatagaagaggaggaaagacaaaaagaacTTGAAGAAATATACATGCTCCCAAGGATGAGAAACTGTGCAAAACAG ATCAGCTTTAATGGAAGTGAAGGGAGGCGCAGTAGGAGCAGAAGATACTCTGGATCTGATAGTGACTCCATCTCAGAAAGAAAACGGCCAAAGAAACGTGGAAGACCACGAACTATTCCTCGAGAAAATATTAAAGGATTTAGTGATGCAGAGATAAGGCG GTTTATCAAGAGTTACAAGAAATTTGGTGGCCCCCTTGAAAG GTTAGATGCCGTAGCTAGAGATGCTGAGCTAGTTGATAAATCAGAGACAGATCTTCGACGTTTGGGAGAGCTTGTACATAATGGATGCATTAAAGCTTTAAAGGACAATTCATCTGGACAAGAAAGAGCAG gagGTAGACTTGGGAAAGTTAAAGGCCCAACATTCCGAATCTCAGGAGTGCAGGTGAATGCAAAGCTCGTCATCTCTCATGAAGAAGAGTTGGCACCATTGCACAAATCCATTCCTTCAGacccagaagaaagaaaaag ATATGTCATCCCATGCCACACCAAGGCTGCTCATTTTGATATAGATTGGGGTAAGGAAGATGATTCCAATCTGTTAATAGGCATCTATGAATATGGTTATGGCAGCTGGGAAATGATAAAAATGGATCCTGATCTTAGTTTGACACAGAAG ATTTTGCCTGATGATCCAGATAAGAAACCCCAGGCAAAACAGTTACAGACCCGTGCAGACTACCTCATTAAATTACTGAATAAAGACCTTGCAAGGAAGGAAGCACAAAGGCTTGCTGGTGCA GGCAAttcaaagaggaggaaaacaagaaCTAAGAAGAATAAGGTGATGAAAGCcgcaaaaataaaagaagaaataaaaagtgattCGTCACCACAACCCTCAGAAAAATctgatgaagatgatgatgaggaTAACAAG GATGAGGTTGTTTCAGTGAAACATccacataaaaaaattaaagcagaaaaagaaaatgaagaaaagcctGAGCCAGATATTGGTATAAAGaaggaagctgaagaaaaaagagagacaaaagaaaaggaaaataagagggatttgaaaagggagaaaaaagaaaaagaggataagaaagaattaaaagaaaaagatactaaagaaaagagagaaaacaaagtaaaagaatccacacagaaagaaaaagaagtaaaggaAGAGAAG GTAAATGAAatcaaatctgaaaataaagaaaaaactaaaaaaattccATTGTTGGATACTCCAGTTCACATTACTGCAACTAGTGAACCAGTTCCTATATCGGAAGAATCTGAAGAACTGGATCAGAAAACTTTTAGTGTG tgCAAAGAAAGAATGAGGCCTGTCAAAGCAGCATTGAAACAGCTGGATCGACCAGAGAAGGGCCTTTCTGAAAGAGAGCAGCTGGAACATACTAGACAATGTCTAATCAAAATTGGGGATCACATTACTGAATGTCTAAAGGAGTACACAAATcctgaacaaattaaacagtggagaaa aaATTTGTGGATTTTTGTCTCTAAGTTTACAGAATTTGATGCCAGAAAGCTGCACAAACTGTATAAACATGCAATCAAAAAACGCCAGGAGTCTCAG CAACACAATGACCAGAGTATCAGCAGCAGTGTGAATACACATGTAATCAGAAATCCAG ATGTGGAAAGACTAAAGGAGAACACAAACCATGATGACAGTAGCAGGGACAGTTACTCTTCTGACAGACATTTTTCACAATACCACGATCATCATAAAGACAGGCATCAGGGAGATGCTTACAAGAAAAATGACTCTAGGAAAAGGCCCTATTCAGCCTTCAGCAATGGAAAAGATCACAGAGAGTGGGATCACTACAAACAAGACAGCAG ATACTACAGTGATAGTAAACATAGAAAGTTAGATGACTACAGGAGCAGAGACCACAGGTCAAACCTGGAAGGAAGTTTAAAAGACAGCCGGGCTCATTCAGATCACCGTTCCCATTCAGACCACAGGATACATTCAGATCACCGTTCCAGTTCAGAGTACAGCCATCACAAATCTTCTAGAGATTATAGGTACCACTCAGACTGGCAAATGGACCACAGAGCTTCGGGTAGTGGCCCAAGGTCACCATTAGATCAGAGGTCTCCTTATGGCTCAAGATCTCCCCTAGGACACAGATCTCCATTTGAACACTCATCAGATCACAAAAGTACACCTGAACATACGTGGAGTAGCCGGAAAACATAA